The sequence below is a genomic window from Chondrinema litorale.
GTCATGGAAAAAAGCTTCGTGGTTGGTTTTTTACGCCAAAGTTTTACGTCGAAAGCCATACAAATATTTCTAATAAAGGCTTTGCCTTCTTTGGTTACTTTTAGGTTTTTGCCATTCAATTCTATTAATTCATCTTTTTCATAAGTCGCTAATCGACTTAAAATATCGATTTCGCATTCACCAAATTCTCCTGCTTGCCATTTGGTTTCTAATTGACACATTAGATTTAATATGTGTTGGCGGACAATTAAATCTTCATCGGATAATATATGGCCTCTAAAAACAGGGATTCTATTTTCTTTAATTGCTTGATAATAGTCTTCTAGTTTTTTTTCATTTTGAGAAAATCCAGTCCATGAATCGCTTATAGAAGAAACTCCTAATCCAATCATCATTTGAGTTTTGGAATCAGAATAACCCATAAAGTTTCTGTGTAAAGTCTTATTCTGAAGTGCACTCCATAAACTGTCATGTTCTAAGGCAAAATGATCCATTCCTATTTCAAGATATCCATTTTCTTTTAAGAGGCTTTTTCCGGTCTCGTAAAGCTCTTGTTTTAGTTGAGGTGAGGGTAGGTCTTCTTCTGTAAATTTACGTTGCCCTAGACCTTTAATCCAAGGTACATGAGCATAACTGTAATATGCGATTCTATCTGGTTTTAATTGATTCACCAAATCCATCGTATTAATTACACTACTCAGTTTTTGCTGAGGCAGTCCATAGATTATATCAAAGTTTACAGATGTGTATCCAATTTCTCTGGCTTGTTCAGTAACTCTTTTAACATTTTCGAATGATTGAATCCTATTGATTAATGTTTGGACATAAGGATCAAAATCTTGTATGCCATAGCTTACTCTTCTAAATCCTAATTCGTAAAGCTTTTTTAAGTGTTCTAAGGTTGTGTTATTTGGATGGCCTTCGAAACTAAAGTAAGAGTCGTTATCAAACTTTTCAGCCCTTTTGAATATGCCATCTATAAGTATTTTTAGGTTTTCTGGAGAGAAGAATGTCGGTGTGCCACCGCCCAAATGTATTTCTTTAATTTTTGGTTTTTTATGAAAGTAGTTGCAGTATAATTCCCATTCTTTTAAAACAGAATTTATATAAACACTTTCTACTAAGTGGTTTTTCGTAATTCTTTTATTACAGCCGCAAAATGTACACATGCTTTCACAAAATGGTAAATGTATGTATAGGCTGATCCCCTCAGTATCATTACTTTCTATAAAGGATTTTTGCACACAAGAAATCCATTTATTTCTAGTAAACTGACTTTCATCCCAGTAAGGCACAGTTGGATAACTAGTATACCTTGGTCCAGGTATGTTATACTTTTGAACGAGGTTTTGTAACATTTTATAATTTTCAGATAATTGAACTCTTCAAAGGTAAAGTGAGATTTAAATTTGATTTATGAGGTGAGTCAAAGTGAAAAATGATAAAAGTCAGTTTATGGTTATCGATTTAAAAAGTGATATAACTTAAGGAAGACTGTGGAGTTATATTTAAATTTTAGGGTAGGTACAAAAAAAAACTACTTCCACTTAGAAAAATGGAAGCAGTCCGAATAGAAGATAAATTTAACTGA
It includes:
- the hemN gene encoding oxygen-independent coproporphyrinogen III oxidase, producing MLQNLVQKYNIPGPRYTSYPTVPYWDESQFTRNKWISCVQKSFIESNDTEGISLYIHLPFCESMCTFCGCNKRITKNHLVESVYINSVLKEWELYCNYFHKKPKIKEIHLGGGTPTFFSPENLKILIDGIFKRAEKFDNDSYFSFEGHPNNTTLEHLKKLYELGFRRVSYGIQDFDPYVQTLINRIQSFENVKRVTEQAREIGYTSVNFDIIYGLPQQKLSSVINTMDLVNQLKPDRIAYYSYAHVPWIKGLGQRKFTEEDLPSPQLKQELYETGKSLLKENGYLEIGMDHFALEHDSLWSALQNKTLHRNFMGYSDSKTQMMIGLGVSSISDSWTGFSQNEKKLEDYYQAIKENRIPVFRGHILSDEDLIVRQHILNLMCQLETKWQAGEFGECEIDILSRLATYEKDELIELNGKNLKVTKEGKAFIRNICMAFDVKLWRKKPTTKLFSMTI